The following is a genomic window from Manihot esculenta cultivar AM560-2 chromosome 9, M.esculenta_v8, whole genome shotgun sequence.
GCTGGCTATGCATAATGAGGTTGAAATTGGAAGCTAGATGATTTTTATATGCAGTAATAGTTTTGTCTCTTGGGCCTAGATTTGTTATATTGCAGTGACTTCAGGATCCAGTATGAATATAACTTGACCTGTATTGCAGTTTTTTTGTTATGTTATTTCTCAAGTGTTGCCCAACGAACCTCTTGATTTGGAGTCACAAGAGGATATGTAGATGTCATCGATGATAAACTGGTTTCTTGTCCACCTGTATCTGCATATTTCGCACACAAAAGGAATGAATGCGTGCAGTTGTTCACATGTACTTGCTATTTCACCCAAGTCATAGTAGCCGATTCAATTCCATTGATTTCTTACTCCCTTGTGCATGTGTTGGGGAGTTATCCTGAAGAGGTCcttaaaaatacatttttcaAAGTGCAAATAAAGTTTAATTGTAAATGGGATTTCATTACTTGCACATGGTATGAAATTGATGTGCTTCTCAGCAATCCACCTTCTCACGATATTCAGCATCGCAAGAAAAGTCCTCTTTTAAATTGTTATcatacaatattaaaaaaattaaaacaggaACTGTTATTTGTAGGTACTAGGTAGtatattgtctatatatattgGCAAATGCATGAAACAAAATGAGGGGTCAATTAACCCTtccttttcttaaaaaaaaaaaatttagtcatGTGTGTTTGTGTATTTTTGTCTAAATTAATCCCTCAGATCTTAACCATTGAAACCTCTTTTTTAGTGACAAATGCATTTCTGCAAATGCAAGATCCATTGACCCTTTTTCTATTCAGAAAatctagaaaaaaaattttcgaTCAGTCACTGCCTACATGCAAAGCCATTTTGTATATACCATTCCTCCTCTTCTGTTAAGTAAGTTGGCATGTCATGTCTTAGTTTTTTGTCAATCCACTTACATGATAGGTAGCATCATCTTCCATTTTTCCTGTTGTTGCTGATAGCATTTGGGAATCTACTGTGATACTTAGATATTTTCATTTTGGTCCCAAGATGAGTCCGTTGAATGTAtgtattcatttatttatttgcctTTATCATGGTATGTAATAATTACCATCTGTTTTGATGAATTGTATTACAACTGGAATTTGTCAATAATAAAGTTCATTTAGAACTTTGTTATCCATGTGTTTCGTTGGATTGTTTTTGTTGGCATTTCCTAACCAATGCTTTGACTTTTAACTCTTTGCtatctatttattttacatTGCACATTATGAAGTCTTTATCAAATTTGACATGCATACAATTGTTTTCGCGTTTTATTAGGTCCTCATTAATCTCTTTGAAGTATCCTGTTAGTTAACTAATAACTATAACCAATGTTTTATGGAGGAGATATGGAACATATCATTTAGCTAAACTTGTCTTCCCTTCTGCTCTGGCAGCAGTAACATCTGTTTATAAGCAGGCAGCATTACAACTTTTCTTTGCCATGAAAATaacaaatggaaaaaaaaaagaaaagagaatgaTAAAGAAAATAGGTTTTGcttttataattatacaataagggccacataaaaaaaaagaataggtAAGATTTGTAAATtggtttaaaatatatgatttgTTAAGTAATTAGGATTAAATAGTAACACCCCAGGCCCAAATAACTTTGAGGTCCTAAAATTTGGCCCAAAATGATCAATCCAATATATTTTAGTAGTTTGGCTTGGTGTATATAAATCATTTACTTTTCTGTTAACCTACCGATGTGGGATGTTACATTGTCATAAATCATTCTTATGCTGATGTTATGCTGGATATAGTTGCTCTGTTAAGATTAGTCCTTCAGTATTCTGGTTTGCTTGTGGCTCAGACAGCTTCAGCTCGTTTCTAACCATGAGTGGCCTTTTCCTTGTGGTTTCACTAGTTTGCCCTATTTTCTGTCTTCGGAATGCAATGCTCTTCCCTGATTTTATCCCTACATGGCTGTTCGGTGGTAGAAATTAGGAATGGAAATGTGAGAActtttttgtttgtttattcCAAGTAACAAAACAGAGTGAATATTAGACAAGTAAAAGAAATACATGCATGCAATTGAAACTTGAAGGAACTTAGCTTGCTAAGATTTTGGAGCATCTAGCCACTTCTTTGTTTGGGAGAAGGTAGTTGTTGATATGATCTAACCACTGATATGTGCTATATTAGCACTGTTTTCAAATGTCAATGTTGTAGTTATTCTTATTTCTGAATCCTTGTGCATTAACTAAAGCAAAGAAAATACCAATTTGTTATCTTGTTAAGTAAGGCATACTGCAAATTTTAGGTCTTCTGATTTAATTTCCCTTCTGCGATATCTAATATTTGTTTTTGTTGATTCACTTTTGTGAACCTCAGAGGGGTGATAGAATTTGGGGATTGATGGGATATAGTTCTGGCTATACTTGGCATAGCAtagatttttttagaaaaacacTTTTTCCTAAAAACAGTAATTCAGAAGTATAGTCTATGGCTAGTAATTGCATTGATCTTCATAATGGTATTTTGGAAGTTCTGCAGTTCTTGAGTGTCATTTCCACCTTTTTTCTCTTGTAAATTGGTGCAGATTACTACCTTATCATGTAGTAGCGGACTATGAAGCAGAGGAGGATGATAGAATCCTCGATTCTGACACAACAGGTCAGATGCCATCTCGTTCTCAGCAGtgggatttcaatattgctGCCAAAGTTGCAGAATTCACAGGCACATTTGAGAAACAGGCGCTAGCTTTCAACATAATAACTCGCAAGCGGGCTTTGGGGGAATTCCGTTCTGAGGAAAGATTGATGATGGAGCAGATTCTCCTACAGGAAGAGAAGCGGCTTCTGTTGGAGCTGAAGACAGAAATGGATGCCCGGGAGAAAGCTGGTCGGGAAGCTCAGATGAGAATGGCAGCCATGGTTCAGGCAGAGCAAGCTCGTGCAGAATCACATGTTCATGCTGAAATGATGGCTCGAGCCCCAATAAGGGCAAGTGCCCTTGGATCAAGGGGTAACAATGTTTCAATTGGTCATGACATGGGAGAGCAGGAACATGGCGTAAACACTGACCAGATGATGAATGGCTGGGGAAACAATGCACAGAGAGATGAGAAGGAGCCATCAGAAGATTTCTTGAATGATGAGGAGACTGAAAATGGAGACACTGGTGCGCAGGGTGAATGGCGAGAAGTTGGGGAATTTGATCTGAATTCAAG
Proteins encoded in this region:
- the LOC110623230 gene encoding putative mediator of RNA polymerase II transcription subunit 12, which encodes MDQQQLLLQQQQAQHQQQQFLLLQQLQKQAQQAQQQQQQQQQAAAISRFPSNIDAHLRPPGLHRPLNLQQQNPNPNSNPNLQQQGSSLPQNAPQAQHSQQQQQQQQQQQQQQQQKGIRPPLNQVELQMAYQDAWRVCHPDVKRPFSSLEDACERLLPYHVVADYEAEEDDRILDSDTTGQMPSRSQQWDFNIAAKVAEFTGTFEKQALAFNIITRKRALGEFRSEERLMMEQILLQEEKRLLLELKTEMDAREKAGREAQMRMAAMVQAEQARAESHVHAEMMARAPIRASALGSRGNNVSIGHDMGEQEHGVNTDQMMNGWGNNAQRDEKEPSEDFLNDEETENGDTGAQGEWREVGEFDLNSR